One genomic region from Oncorhynchus gorbuscha isolate QuinsamMale2020 ecotype Even-year linkage group LG13, OgorEven_v1.0, whole genome shotgun sequence encodes:
- the LOC123992332 gene encoding zinc finger protein 664-like has translation MPMEKLRSEVESYYGYCRRAVKKWNGKATEHDISRAVGDHLKPLVEPGVVFTTPPRWKISVKEEKDVSVKEEEDAFRVKEEEDVTVKEEEDAVYGVRKEGDITVTLVEVKIGDLINTRERRDYRGSSGEPQQPHDADKAEKTLSRSEHVKKPQQRSTGKRTHCCSDCGKRFTTSSGIKIHQRIHTGEKPHGCDQCGKSFTQLSSLILHQRTHTGVKPYSCDECGKSFTQLSSLISHQRTHTGEKPYSCSECGKSFTQLSGLISHQRTHTGEKPYSCDECGKMFTRSSNLTLHQRIHTGEKPFSCTQCGKSFTKLSNLISHQRTHTGEKPYSCDQCGKSFVQSSYLKIHQRRHTGEKPFNCTQCGKSFILSSLLTVHQRTHTGEKSYSCNQCVKSFATSGQLTIHQRTHTQ, from the exons ATGCCTATGGAGAAGCTCCGCAGTGAGGTGGAAAGTTACTACGGATATTGCAGGA GGGCAGTCAAGAAATGGAATGGCAAGGCCACAGAACATGACATAAGCAGAGCTGTGGGAGACCACCTCAAGCCTCTGGTAGAGCCGGGGGTGGTGTTTACCACTCCACCACGCTGGAAAA tttcagtgaaagaagagaaagacgtttcagtgaaagaagaggaagacgcgttcagagtgaaagaggaggaggatgttacagtaaaagaagaggaggatgcagtttatggagtgaggaaggaaggggatATTACTGTCACATTGGTAGAGGTGAAGATAGGggatctgattaacacca ggGAGAGACGGGACTACCGTGggtcctctggggagcctcaacaacctcatgatgctgacAAAGCAGAGAAGACTCTCTCCAGATCCGAACACGTCAAGAAACCCCAGCAGAGATCCACAGGGAAGAGAactcactgctgctctgactgtgggaagagattcaccacctcatcaggcattaaaattcatcagagaatccacacaggagagaaacctcacggctgtgatcaatgtgggaagagttttactcagctAAGCAGCCTGATAttgcaccagagaacacacacgggCGTGAAACCGTACAGCTGTGATGAATgcgggaagagttttactcagctAAGCAGCCtaatatcacaccagagaacacacacaggcgagaaaccttatagctgttctgaatgtgggaagagttttactcagctAAGCGgcctgatatcacaccagagaacacacacaggagagaaaccttatagctgtgatgaaTGTGGGAAGATGTTTACTAGGTCTAGCAatctgactctacaccagagaatacatacaggagagaaacctttcagctgtactcaatgtgggaagagttttactaagCTAAGCAACCtcatatcacaccagagaacacacacaggagagaaaccctatagctgtgatcaatgtgggaagagttttgttcaatctagctatctgaagatacaccagagaagacacacaggagagaaaccttttaactgtactcaatgtgggaagagttttatttTATCTAGCCTTCTGacagtacaccagagaacacacacaggagagaaatcttatagctgtaatcaatgtgTGAAGAGTTTTGCTACATCTGGGCAGCTGAcaatacaccagagaacacacacacaatag
- the LOC123992333 gene encoding zinc finger protein 180-like, producing the protein MTPQQRSTGKRTHCCSDCGKRFTTSSGIKIHQRIHTGEKPHGCDQCGKSFTQLSSLILHQRTHTGVKPYSCDECGTSFTQLSSLISHQRTHTGEKPYSCSECGKSFTQLSGLISHQRTHTGEKPYSCDECGKMFTRSSNLTLHQRIHTGEKPFSCTQCGKSFTKLSNLISHQRTHTGEKPYSCDQCGKSFVQSSYLKIHQRRHTGEKPFNCTQCGKSFILSSLLTVHQRTHTGEKSYSCNQCVKSFATSGQLTIHQRTHTQ; encoded by the coding sequence atgacaccccaGCAGAGATCCACAGGGAAGAGAactcactgctgctctgactgtgggaagagattcaccacctcatcaggcattaaaattcatcagagaatccacacaggagagaaacctcacggctgtgatcaatgtgggaagagttttactcagctAAGCAGCCTGATAttgcaccagagaacacacacgggCGTGAAACCGTACAGCTGTGATGAATGCGGGACGAGTTTTACTCAGCTAAGCAGCCtaatatcacaccagagaacacacacaggcgaGAAACCGTATAGCTGTTctgaatgtgggaagagttttactcagctAAGCGgcctgatatcacaccagagaacacacacaggagagaaaccttatagctgtgatgaaTGTGGGAAGATGTTTACTAGGTCTAGCAatctgactctacaccagagaatacatacaggagagaaacctttcagctgtactcaatgtgggaagagttttactaagCTAAGCAACCtcatatcacaccagagaacacacacaggagagaaaccctatagctgtgatcaatgtgggaagagttttgttcaatctagctatctgaagatacaccagagaagacacacaggagagaaaccttttaactgtactcaatgtgggaagagttttatttTATCTAGCCTTCTGacagtacaccagagaacacacacaggagagaaatcttatagctgtaatcaatgtgTGAAGAGTTTTGCTACATCTGGGCAGCTGAcaatacaccagagaacacacacacaatag